Part of the Triplophysa rosa linkage group LG3, Trosa_1v2, whole genome shotgun sequence genome, CTGCATTAACTGTTTTTGCAGCGTTGTGAAAGGTGAAAATGTCCTAGAAAGAGTCCTGTGATCAATTTGATGTTGGAAAGAATTCTGATGATTTAAAGATTTCACTTGACACCATTTAGGCCTAATCCAATCAATAATCTCATCCAATGTGTTAACCTGAGACCTGCAAAAGACAGAACATATGAAGCATATTCTAAAATCTTGCATTACAAATTTCCACACGTATAGGCTAAATGTCACCTTTATcacaataatgaaaaaatgacataaaacccAATTCACCCTGATTTGGATGTCTTTATTTGAATGACGTTACTTGTTTCTCTTATTTTCAATTTACAATTCTATTTAATTACATTCTTACTCTTATTTTCCATGTATATTCATAGCAACTGTATACggcaaataaaaaagtatacaaaataaaaaataaaatatatgtctAGTGTTCGCAAAAGTGTGCGCTCCGCGTTTTTGTGCATTGTGACCCAAACCACAATTTTGTGACGCCGCTTGTAACATGAGCGGAAATGACGTTATGACGCGCGACCTTAAGATGGCAATATTTTCAGAGGCGCACGAGAGTTGCGCGTGCGAACGGCGCGGCAGCAGCAATACATGAAGTCGTTTTTATAACCGTTGCAACTGAGTAAAACGCGACCGCGTACCGTTCACGTATAACGCCCAGATAAGTTATTTCCGCGCTTGTTCTAAAAGCGTCTCGCGACCGTGGTTGACGCGCTCCGTTACCAGGCAGTGGCGGGATGCGCGAGCTCCTCTTTCCTGAGGAACTTCTGTgattttagttattttaatgTAAGCTCAGATTTAAACCCTCGCATGTGGTTGTTTAGGTAGTTATCCCGTTGTGTGGAGTGAGTTATTGTGTTGTAGTGATTTATTCCGCACAATTAATGCCGAGTTCGTTTTTATATCTAACGTTACCGTTGAGTTTGGGTTAGTATAACTTAACTTACATCGTTCAGGTGCGAGTCAAGTTTAATTCGCTCAGTTGTGTTTGGCACATGTGGATTCGGTTCAGGTGAAAATCACAGGGATAGCCTACTTCATTTACAAATCAGGTTTAGTTAGTCAAGCTTGTGTGTTTAGTTCAGGTTGAAAGCAGGTTTTGGGTCAGGAAGCTGTCAGTTCAGGTTAAAATAGCCTGTCAGGTTTGTTAGTTCAGGTGTACATCACAGGTGTGATGGCTAAAGGCGAGTGTAAGAAATCAGGCACAGATGAACTTCATCCAACCGGCCGCACCGAGTCTGAAGTGTTTGACGATGGGACTAACACATTCTTCTGGTGAGTAAAACACACCGTCACGAAcacattaacatatttgtgTACGATTTTGTTTACGTACTGGCGTCTTGCTCCCGGCTGCGCGTGTGCGAGGCTGTTGGTCAGGAGTATTACGGCTCGgattttctctcttctgcaaaCTCAGCAGAATGGGATTCGATCCATTAAAAGCTTTAGGATGGACATATGCTGTGCAagaacccccccccccctctctctctctctctctcgacacACAGATGTCAATAAACACTGTAGATTGATCTGTAGTTGACATAATGTAACTGTCGTCTCTTATCTCGTATAAATCTGAAGACTACACGTGAATCTATATTATGTCAACAGAGTAGCACCACTTCATTTTAAATGCTTGTTGATGtagttgtattgttttatttccaTTTGAAACTAACTTTAGATGTTTGTTTAATGTGATTTGGATTTGCCGTGGTACAGTAAAAGTTGAACTTTCCGATCTCTGCTCTTTCATtgagttgtgtgtgttgtgtgggaGTGTGCGCTTTGAGGTGTGGTTGTGTTTATGATCTCTATACCAGCTCAGCAGGTTTTGAAAGTAAGATAAATGCCAACACTTGTGTCTGTCCTcctgcattaaagggatagtaaacaaaaaaagatgttttatcatttattcaccctcatgttattcaaaatcTGTGTATGAGATGTCttcgtggttttgtgtccatacattaaaAGAAACTAacaacttggtattagcacttattgtattattaCGTCTGTATGACAGATCGCTTTATTGCttcctgaactctctgtaagtcgctttggataaaagtgtctgctaaatgactaaatgcaaatgtaagtcaatgggggcttatgttgttcggttaccagcgtTCCTAATacagtcatacagatttgaaatgacataagggtacCTGTGTATAAGTAATAAACAAATTTTggtttgaactatccctttaaatagagccttggatgtgtgttttataaatagAAATTGTGTAATCCTTCAaccatttgagatgtgatttctgCCAATAGCTGCAATAACAAGTGTACACGTCGTTCATTGtctatctgtctctctttctgcaGGAGGGCACACACTTTGACAGTATTGTTCATTCTGACCTGCGCTCTGGTTTATGTGACGCTATTGGAGGAGACGCCACATGACACTGCGTACAACACTAAAAGGTACAGACCGGTCTGTGTGTACTTAACCTTTAAcactaaatgttcaaaatgacCAGGCCTAAGTGGACCAACAAGAGCACAGTTTAGAGCACCAGAGAACTCTCACACACTTGTGAGCATGAGCTAAGGTTTAAGTGGTCTGATGTGGACGAAATGTCACATGGGTGAAGTTGGCAAATGTCATGGTTTCTATTGGCTAACAGGATTATGTGTGACATCTGCTGCTAAAAACAAAGTCCAGGTCACTGACTGACCCGCTGTGCTATAAAACACACAACCTTTATCAGAAgaaaaaacagtttgtttctttGTGCATGTCATATTTGGGATTTTATTGGCTTTAGCCAATTGGACATATATTTGTGATATATATTGGACATATTTGAGATTTTAATAAACCTATTTATATTAAACTTTCTTGCATGAAACTCTTGTATTTGTGCTACCAACATAAATGGTGCCTTACGTTGTGCGATTTGTTATGTGATTtctatttaattgttttaatgtaaaatattaatgcAAATTATAttgacacaataaaaaatgactcAAGCTATATCTAAATACCagaaaatttagatttttttgcaaaattcCAAACACATTTTCCAAAAATTCCATCATCTCATATAAGGCTGGTTATACATTTAAAAGCGTCTCTTACTTATTTTAtccttgtttgtgtgtttcagaggaATTGTGGCTAGTATCCTGGTGTTCCTTTGCTTTGGTGTGACACAAGCAAAAGATGGTCCCTTCACACGGCCTCATCCAGGTCAGACCAGTAACCTTTTACTCCACTAACCATAACCTTAGTCAGATATCACATGACCTTCATTTTAGCTTTTTTGTCTGTGCAGTCATAATATTTCTACAGTCGAGTTGTCATGCCGTATTTGTGAGATGCCATGGAATAGTTGTGGTAATGTGTGACTATGAGCAGTGACTTATTACCATGATTTCCAGTGGCATGACATAGCTCAGCTGTTTATAAAATAGTGGAGCTTTTCCAGTAACAAGCAACTCTTTCCAAAAAGTGGCAGTGAAGCATGACGAAACACTACATGACCGTTTCTGCCTGCTGTGTATTGTACACAAAAGTGTTTAATTGAACACGCACCTAGAATGTTCTCGCTTAAAAAGCATTGGAAAGTCATGCTTTGTCGAGTccatttgtattttgtattttgtgttagtGCATTAAAAAAGTAAGACACTACCCTATATCTACTTGCAACTTCTTTAAATTACGAATAGATAAGGTTCCCCAAACACTACATAGAACTAGACTTTGAAAAGAAGGAAACGGGGATTAAAATGTTCCAGGTTGGTTAAGAATGTCAAATCACAACACAAGCGTGCATAGCAACAATGTATAGAAACTGcttcacgcacgcacgcgcacacacacagacacacacacgcgcatgcACACACTGTTGTGCTGGTTTGACATGCATGTTGTTATGAGGGCTGACTCGCTCTTCTGGACAAGCTGGTTGAGTGCTTGCAACATGTCATAAAATACCTGACAAATGCATATACACATGCTTCCTGTTGAATTGGTAACAGTGTTGAATTTCAGTCCCTGTTAATTAGAGGTTTTAGAGGAGATTGTTCAGAGAATGAGGGAGGCAGGGTTTGGTGAACGAGTGTTTTGGGAGTTGATCATAAACCCCATTCACATAGCCCGCTGATCCCAAAAAATTGCCAGAGTGCCTTCTGTGTTaattattcggcaaatgcgtttccatctcccattattcgcattaaccctttttcgaaaaaaatgaaaaaccacctcaagcaaGTGTAAGCAAGGttaaactttgttttgaaaaaatgatcaacttatttttaaactcacatttttgtacatcatattactgaaaaattattataccgtgccttttgtattgcacTAGGCTATGTTGCAAAAATACTGGCTTATTTTAACTTCGCagcattctgttttattttttcattaaggtTATGCAAATTTGCACTGAACAAGCCTAAACAATtggcttttatttgttttcatatttagCTTTATCTCGTTGGGCTATAGCCTACCTTGCATTCTTGTGCCTCTTCGtttttctgcatttaccaataaaaatgataaataaaaaagtttgttttaaaattgacgtctttgtcatttaaaaacaccgCAAGGAAATATCTTTCGCCGTCATCAACCctattttcatgacaaaacaaaaaaatgcacataacattacattGCCGTATATTACGTCATGTGTCTTTGCGGGATCTTCACgggatgtgtgtgaacgcacgcacagattccagaaaatcgctggcagtgtgaatgaacaaaatctaacgATCCTGGGACAAATTCCtggacacattttctgtgtattttctaGGATCTCTGTGTGAAAAGGGCTCTAGGGATACAGAGAATGAGGTGCAGAACTGCAAACAGACTGTTGTAACCGTGTCAAACTGTCAAAGCAAAAAATCTTCACACATTCTTTATAACAAGAAAAATCCGGTTCCTTCTTTTTCCAACTGACTTGTATGGAGGAGCAATTTCCATAAGCATGATTTGCATTGGCTTAGTGAATGTGCCGTCTTGGCCAATAACTCACAGGAAGTGAAGTGCTGAGAGAGTTTCTTTTGACTTTAAGAGCACAGGTGAACAGTAGTAGAGTAAAAAACTGACTGTAAGTTCAAATTCTAACTTGATCATTTGTATGTTTGTCTGCAGCATACTGGCGTTTTTGGCTGTGCGTCTCTGTTGTTTATGAgctcttcctcatcttcatcCTCTTCCAGGTTAGTTATTAATCTCAGAACATACGCACTGCATTTTGTTGACATTGTTTAATTTCAAATGACTTTTTTTGTGGTAGACTGTACATGATGGAAGACAGTTCATGAAATACATAGACCCAAATTTAGGCGTCCCACTACCAGAAAGAGACTATGGAGGAAACTGTCTCATTTATGATCCTGGAAATGCTGCAGACCCCTACCACAATATCTGGGTACACATTATGTTATATACAACAATGGAGTCAGTCTTCAAAGTTATTTCTTTGTATGAAAAAGAGTTACACACTTCGTTGTTTAAAAAGTTTCTTTGGATCAACAGGACAAAATGGACGGGTTTGTTCCTGCCCATTTTCTCGGCTGGTACATTAAGGTTGGTTAACTACTTTCATAACTGAATCTGTTCAAAATGCTTTTGACATATATTGCCATGGCGACAGGTTCCTGATTTTTtgcttctctctctgtgtcagaCTCTGGTGATCAGGGACTGGTGGATGTGTATGATCATCAGCGTGATGTTTGAATTTCTGGAATACAGCCTTGAACATCAGCTGCCCAACTTCTCTGAGTGCTGGTGGGACCATGTGAGTCAACAACACCATATACACACCCTGTCAATTCATGAGGTCATGTCTTTACCTGTGTATAACTTAATTTCTGTCAAAATTTAGTTGATCTGCGCTGTGTTTATTTTGAGGTATGTTTGTCTGAAATGTTGTAGTCAAATTTTAATACCCTGTTTAGAGAAAcatcaacaataataatatatggAAGACCTCATGCATGGAATAAAAGTAACAAACTCATGaagtatttaaacatttttatgtctTGCTCCAGTGGATCATGGATGTGTTGGTGTGCAATGGCTTGGGCATttattgtggcatgaagacccTCGGCTGGCTGTCCATGAAACCCTATCAGTGGCAGGGATTGTGGAATATCCCAACATACAAGTACATTAACAAACACACGATTTATCCAAATTAATGTGCCACATTTTATTAGTCCATGAATTCACTATGATTCAAACCAACAACTCATTCTGTGATTGTGTTTTTCAGGGGGAAAATCAAGCGTATCGCTTTCCAGTTCACTCCCTACAGCTGGGCGAAGTTTGAATGGCGTCCCGCGTCGAGCCTGCGACGGTGGTTGGCGGTGTTGGGCATCATTTTCATGGTGAGTCACACGACTGGTACATTTTATCACTGCAAAATTActtgattttaaataaactcCCCTTTCTTTTGCAGTTCTTGTTGGCGGAGTTGAATACGTTTTATCTGAAGTTTGTGTTGTGGATGCCTCCAGAGCATTACCTGGTGCTTTTACGGCTGGTCTTCTTCGTAAACGTGGGTGGAGTGGCCATGCGAGAGATCTACGACTTCATGGACGATCCGTTAGTACAATTTAGAGCTCTGTTTAAAACCATAGTGAACTGTCTGTTGTCTACATAGACAGCATCCAGGTCTAATCTGACAAATCTTTGATAAGcagcattaatatttgtgttattaatgttttgttgtttattttaaatactgaaaaaaattacaatttaacTTTTCTTGTACTTTGTCCTCCATCTTGGTTAAGtttgttgcaatgcattctgggatttattttatttgcaaagGATACATGCAGTGTACTATTAGGTAGGCAGCTCACTTGTAACAAAATCTTCTCGCAGTAGCTCCATTCAAACATGTCATTTGGATTTTAGGAAATTCCATAAGAAATTGGGGCAGCAGGCGTGGATCGTGGCTACCATCACTGTAACAGAGTTTCTGATTGTGGTCAAATATGATCCCAAAACCATCATGCTGCCAATCCCCTTCTTCGTCACTCAGTGCTGGATACTCGGAATCGTCCTCATCCTCATTTGGACCCTTTGGCGATTCTTTATTCGGTAATGACCATTCATACGGTCATCAGAAAAGGCtgcatgagtgtgtgttttaactgacagtttttttttgtgtgtgttaacaGTGACATCACGCTACGATACAAAGAAACATGCCGTCGTCGGCAGGAAGGGTCCACAGAGATTGAAAGAACCCCTGGAAATGCCGACAGCAACACCGCAAGCTCGGCCACGTCTGGCCGCAGCAAACTAAACGGCAACATGGACACCGTCCGACACAGGAAGTTGTGAATTCGTCCTGCCGGACGCATGGACTGCTTTGTACTGCACATCACGACTTGACAcgtttgtgtgtaaatgtgcgTGTTAATTGTAACCCCCGTTCAGAGCCTACCAACGCTCACGGTGTCTGTTGGGCTGCATCCAAATGagccaaacaaacaaatcattttctCTTCTAATTCGGAGTGTTCTGTATTTAGATAAATCTAGCTGTTACGTAGGTGAGGCGTTTAAGTTCGGGATGCACGGTCACTCCGGTGTTGGGTTTATTTTTGATTTGGTGCTATGTTAGACGTATATATACACTATTTTGGAATACTATGCAGTCAACTGAAAGTGGTATACACATAGCCAACAGTGAATttaacaattcttattttttccttcCTGTACATTTCAGTTAAGGGAAAGAATAAATGAATGGGCAGCACATTTGTCTGTTACACAGGAATTTTAGGACCAACATCACGACCTCGCATGTGAGCTGCAGTACTATTTAAAAAGCACTTAAGAATATGACTATTAATTTAGTTTCCTTTGAGATGGGCGAGCCTGTGACGCGAGCACCTCA contains:
- the ptdss2 gene encoding phosphatidylserine synthase 2 is translated as MAKGECKKSGTDELHPTGRTESEVFDDGTNTFFWRAHTLTVLFILTCALVYVTLLEETPHDTAYNTKRGIVASILVFLCFGVTQAKDGPFTRPHPAYWRFWLCVSVVYELFLIFILFQTVHDGRQFMKYIDPNLGVPLPERDYGGNCLIYDPGNAADPYHNIWDKMDGFVPAHFLGWYIKTLVIRDWWMCMIISVMFEFLEYSLEHQLPNFSECWWDHWIMDVLVCNGLGIYCGMKTLGWLSMKPYQWQGLWNIPTYKGKIKRIAFQFTPYSWAKFEWRPASSLRRWLAVLGIIFMFLLAELNTFYLKFVLWMPPEHYLVLLRLVFFVNVGGVAMREIYDFMDDPKFHKKLGQQAWIVATITVTEFLIVVKYDPKTIMLPIPFFVTQCWILGIVLILIWTLWRFFIRDITLRYKETCRRRQEGSTEIERTPGNADSNTASSATSGRSKLNGNMDTVRHRKL